One Pueribacillus theae genomic window, CCTCTTCTCCAATCATAAAAACGTTTGCTTCCTGCTTTTGTTCATAAATATAGTCTGCAGTCGCCAGGCTGGACGTTATAATTTGTTCAGAAGTCGCCGATACGCCAAAGCCTTCCAACGTATTTGCAACTTGTTCAGGTGTTTTTGAAGAATTATTTGTAACAAAAAGGTAAGGAAGTCCCTTTTCGGCAAGCTTATGAACAAACTCGACCGCTGAATCAATCCTTTCTTTTCCACGGTATATCGTTCCATCTAAATCGATTAAAAACCCTTTGTAGTTTTTCACAATCATTCCCTTTCTGAATCATCAGGCAGGAAAGCAGAAACGGGACCAAGTTCTTCAGTTAAATAAAATCTGATTTTAGACGGAAACTTCTTGAGCGCCTCGATATTGTCAAAAACCTTGCCATGTAATTCATCAAAATCAATCGTTATGTAAGAGCTAACGATTTCCTTACGGTAAGATACGAAGTCTTTGATCATCTTGGCATCTGATTCATCGATCACTTTTTCATCGAGTAAAATATCAATAATATCTTCATAGCTTCCCGGATCGCGCATAATAAA contains:
- a CDS encoding DUF86 domain-containing protein, yielding MYFVDRKKIEATLDYMESCLQTVEETESWDSKLSQLAFERIAHVVIESVIDVGNAMIDGFIMRDPGSYEDIIDILLDEKVIDESDAKMIKDFVSYRKEIVSSYITIDFDELHGKVFDNIEALKKFPSKIRFYLTEELGPVSAFLPDDSERE